Proteins encoded within one genomic window of Stigmatopora argus isolate UIUO_Sarg chromosome 21, RoL_Sarg_1.0, whole genome shotgun sequence:
- the hivep1 gene encoding zinc finger protein 40: MPRTKQNNPKNLKDKIEEAQKELKDPPSSTKGTTSEGSRRIDGLKRKKIVGESQQKKIPKSPVKKPLQLKTAQTVEGGSPEESTTSSPTSKTPSPQPSTSTETQDAEALEPFPDKGESVGDPEQLKEEESQPTSDDHASLKVAPSKECSLDKDPYHTGAPLDVLLKAMEPDMLTLAEKKSAFQVAAAAKATEVSNMAANVNVNVGLRPHPSPMQTYYMDKQGHFIGIAAPLHESGHDHFGNRRFLPVASDREKAGLHLGFNSGPSTLTHVPAPSGSNALPKSQPPMVHTCQSLSASVPSSVRVPVTPGNNHVQIAAVVNFAAAEQLSKEQKPKKPGKYVCEYCNRACAKPSVLLKHIRSHTGERPYPCVTCGFSFKTKSNLYKHKKSHAHAIKLGLIARSESGGGASSHDPDKASGTHSEAEESGDSDDDEGSAVDLDPDSSQSSAAALSENGSQGAAANYGEINPAFDSTKTAVVQRSHEAKAAALLPKVVVYPANVSPLRADSPQVTGAAPEQAASQRQREFPSVVNPRSNVAVLSSLREVVGTSLSLDTVSEDEDQRCKSPLLSGHAQLQRQQATDISQQQQAKCLLSPRSLGSTDSGYFSRSESADQAMSPPSPFVKITPATEADSSKRDHPAVPPALPAVVHMAMEPRSRAPGGPMRPPLETKALSLEERISKLISDNEAVVDNKQLDSVKPRRTSLSRRGSIDSPKSYIFKDSFQFDLKPMGRRSSSSSDIPKSPFTPGDKSKPVFLLSVPSQYAPMDCLPITRSNSMPTTPGHSTFPLNIAQLPHPLRICHSFDEKSHVHDDVFSSGPPTPNTDAAIHSRTLVRQAAVEDFSSGEGHRLATVRSMDDAYHAANDGAEHVARSRSFEHGQERQRKQQQNKGTMYECETCRNRYRKLENFETHKKFYCSELHGPKNKAVVVKEAEREVFHAQPTLVSRSTGGPASIDQQTSFRKRRKMKSVGDEDDQSPTDTNPPCCVSFDSAQLLTSLGSPLFPQHAVMADIQAKSNPSQLPQIQLVARGTAPADSRLSPIRETQIGASARGEIQRQGSGTSVIRHTNSLSRPSSFETESTERSSPLDSREQEAPKPKPDEAYHETLPNEVSESNFRNRRMEQCTDAAAAAGATPTTAAPAQPCRLVRQNNIQVPEILVTEEPDREHETQSSEPSEKHNDQFNWPQRSESLSKLPAEKLPPKKKRIRLAQMEHSSGESSFESSLSRSLSRDSTLSHCSSISASFDREEPSRSESPSTGEGVARVPEPQGQPKVLSTLGVPGAMRRAASEQITCTRPSVEISCDYRSKSLDCGNGSPRRGQSPVGHPKIAATTAAQGAQVPLIERRRGPLVRQMSLKICPDNQQAVRKGVINLDKAPIANASSLNQNRPQLVNRFPTAYPFVLHSGDVPLQRNQRVVQSIHLGSLTQQPQVHGLPHPWHQTSRVEVSQKLAQPVNQISLASEKTPSEDPSERLMPKYQLPCPTPRPSQTTFPFRGAQESASTLPLLTMSAVTPVLSITKSSNAIPSSCLTRTLPQILITHDQIHAKGTHPPETHAPPVIQKDRTPTNGERSSLGSLHCTQKLASVTLCPQQEPIASSKRMLSPANSLDIYMEKHQKRAKDENGAACLTDGRSVNYLNSNSSEVTRPRKLTLVRQVCTTDPGDSPIETEAPPLPRVPTEKDLDDVKPMSPDSTGLEKDRNAVIPEEKSVSPDRQSSPSLKPQVKVEDHGWQLAKSPPRLSSYIHGKLPVSVTVLSAKESHRLSFPSLKTTTTFTWCFLMRRKSLHVKQSDPKTSAYASWTVNPNNPNPLGLPTKVVMSLLDSKQNSKKILYTSAIKTSGKSDILSYSGKLKDVMPRVPLTQKTRSVEARNKAPSETHSSNGPEKEPASKSEPRRIKIFDGGYKSNEEYVYVRGRGRGKYICEECGIRCKKPSMLRKHIRTHSDVRPYHCIHCNFSFKTKGNLTKHMKSKAHSKKCLEMGVPNGLSEDQDAEDSGDRSQVSSADRQDSDGDDSEGPDEEENEDEEEEDSQAESGLSTNPSVSASPQHLPSKDAESIPSALLAQMSISSLRADAVERPLSPIGRHYMPAVAVADSNFSDAESVHMMSPVSPCGQMSIDYPDCDGPLSPPGMEFRLRQEPSPSTHLSAKVESSTPVDRSTQTQSPTQRRAESRLFSHLPLHSQQPLRSPYNMLLPLGGIQLVPAAYAALLPIRAGPVRLTLPAVSVIQRKPGPDTTDSNARPPVIRDPVANVANVLACFPLGKTVDALNPVGPTLPQFYPALAASPGSQSSTGTQTPVPDLQIINMALPALIPSLGPLPRSPDSHRRPSPTASPPDVPRAVPAGASGPTASDATERTQTWERPEGEKCDTGPEKNTGVPKGHGAKKAPPVSSWQSGINDYNEVSSDDEDRLIIVS, encoded by the exons ATAAAATCGAAGAAGCCCAGAAGGAGCTGAAAGACCCGCCGAGCTCGACTAAAG GTACTACGTCTGAAGGCAGTCGACGAATCGATGGCTTGAAGAGGAAAAAGATTGTGGGGGAAAGCCAGCAAAAGAAAATCCCCAAATCTCCCGTCAAGAAACCGCTGCAGTTGAAAACTGCACAAACGGTTGAAGGAGGAAGCCCAGAGGAAAGCACCACTTCCTCGCCCACTTCCAAAACTCCTTCCCCTCAACCTTCGACATCGACGGAGACGCAGGATGCCGAAGCGCTCGAACCGTTCCCCGACAAAGGCGAATCGGTCGGCGACCCCGAACAgctaaaagaagaagaaagccaGCCGACTTCGGATGACCATGCGTCTCTAAAAGTGGCGCCAAGCAAAGAGTGCAGCCTCGATAAAGATCCTTACCACACCGGCGCTCCGCTGGATGTCCTCCTGAAGGCGATGGAGCCGGACATGCTAACGCTCGCCGAGAAGAAAAGCGCCTTCCaagtcgccgccgccgcaaaAGCAACGGAAGTATCAAACATGGCCGCCAACGTCAACGTCAACGTGGGTCTCCGTCCTCACCCGTCTCCTATGCAGACATATTACATGGACAAACAGGGTCACTTTATCGGCATTGCCGCGCCGTTACATGAAAGCGGGCACGACCACTTCGGGAATCGACGTTTTCTCCCCGTGGCGTCCGATCGGGAGAAAGCCGGTCTTCACCTCGGTTTTAACAGCGGGCCGTCGACGCTAACTCACGTGCCGGCGCCCTCGGGCTCCAACGCCTTGCCCAAAAGCCAACCGCCGATGGTCCACACCTGCCAATCGCTCTCGGCCAGCGTGCCCAGCAGCGTTCGGGTCCCGGTGACGCCCGGGAACAACCACGTTCAGATCGCCGCCGTGGTGAACTTTGCCGCCGCCGAGCAGCTGTCCAAGGAGCAGAAGCCCAAGAAGCCGGGAAAGTATGTGTGCGAGTACTGCAACCGGGCTTGCGCCAAACCCAGCGTCCTGCTCAAGCATATCAGGTCTCACACGGGGGAAAGGCCGTACCCCTGCGTCACTTGCGGATTCTCCTTCAAGACCAAGAGCAACTTGTACAAGCACAAGAAGTCGCACGCCCACGCCATCAAACTCGGCCTGATCGCCCGATCCGAGTCGGGAGGCGGAGCCTCGTCGCACGATCCCGACAAGGCGAGCGGGACGCATTCGGAAGCGGAGGAGAGCGGGGACAGCGACGACGACGAGGGGAGCGCCGTGGATCTGGATCCGGATTCGTCGCAGAGCAGCGCCGCCGCCCTGTCGGAAAACGGCTCGCAGGGCGCCGCCGCAAACTACGGAGAAATCAACCCCGCGTTCGACTCCACCAAAACGGCTGTCGTCCAGAGAAGCCACGAGGCCAAAGCGGCGGCGCTTCTCCCCAAAGTGGTGGTCTACCCGGCTAACGTTTCGCCCCTGAGGGCGGACAGCCCGCAAGTCACCGGCGCGGCGCCCGAACAGGCCGCTTCGCAGCGGCAGAGGGAGTTCCCCTCCGTCGTCAACCCCAGATCCAACGTGGCGGTCCTGTCGTCGCTGAGAGAGGTGGTCGGTACGAGTCTCTCGCTCGATACCGTGAGCGAAGACGAAGACCAACGGTGCAAGTCGCCGCTCCTGAGCGGGCACGCTCAGCTCCAGCGCCAACAAGCCACGGACATTTCCCAGCAGCAACAAGCCAAGTGTCTGCTCAGTCCTCGAAGTCTCGGGAGCACCGACTCCGGCTACTTCTCCCGCTCGGAAAGCGCCGACCAAGCCATGAGTCCGCCGAGCCCCTTCGTCAAGATCACGCCGGCGACGGAGGCGGACTCGTCCAAGAGGGACCATCCCGCCGTCCCTCCCGCCCTTCCTGCGGTCGTGCACATGGCGATGGAGCCGAGGTCACGAGCTCCGGGGGGGCCGATGCGGCCCCCGTTGGAAACGAAAGCCCTCTCGCTGGAAGAGAGAATTTCCAAACTGATATCTGATAACGAGGCGGTGGTGGACAACAAACAACTGGACAGCGTCAAACCCAGGAGGACGTCGCTGTCGAGGAGAGGCAGCATCGACTCCCCCAAATCGTACATCTTCAAAGACTCCTTTCAGTTTGACCTGAAACCGATGGGAAGAAGGTCCAGTTCCAGTTCCGACATCCCCAAGTCCCCCTTCACGCCCGGCGACAAATCCAAACCGGTTTTCCTTCTCTCCGTACCGTCTCAATACGCCCCGATGGATTGCTTGCCGATCACCAGAAGCAACTCGATGCCCACCACGCCCGGCCACTCCACGTTTCCGCTCAATATCGCCCAACTGCCGCACCCTCTGCGAATCTGCCACTCTTTCGACGAGAAGAGCCATGTCCACGACGACGTATTCTCGTCGGGGCCGCCCACCCCCAACACGGACGCGGCCATCCATTCTCGGACCTTGGTCCGACAAGCCGCGGTGGAGGATTTTTCCAGCGGCGAAGGCCACAGACTCGCGACCGTTCGCTCCATGGACGACGCGTATCACGCCGCGAACGACGGCGCCGAACACGTGGCGAGAAGTCGCTCGTTTGAGCACGGTCAGGAAAGGCAAAGGAAACAGCAGCAAAACAAAGGCACCATGTACGAGTGCGAAACCTGTCGAAACCGGTACCGAAAGTTAGAGAATTTTGAAACGCACAAGAAATTTTACTGCTCGGAGCTCCACGGGCCCAAAAACAAGGCCGTGGTCGTCAAGGAAGCCGAGCGAGAGGTTTTCCACGCGCAACCCACTTTGGTTTCCAGATCGACGGGCGGGCCGGCATCGATTGACCAACAGACGTCGTTCCGAAAGAGAAGAAAGATGAAGAGCGTCGGGGATGAGGACGATCAATCGCCGACGGACACCAACCCGCCTTGTTGCGTCAGTTTCGACTCGGCGCAGTTGCTGACGTCCCTCGGGAGCCCCCTTTTCCCCCAGCACGCCGTCATGGCTGACATCCAGGCTAAAAGCAACCCGTCTCAGCTCCCTCAAATTCAACTGGTCGCACGGGGTACGGCTCCGGCAGATTCCCGATTGTCGCCGATCCGCGAGACGCAGATCGGCGCCTCCGCCAGAGGCGAAATCCAGAGGCAAGGCAGCGGTACGTCGGTCATCAGACACACCAACTCCCTCAGCAGACCCAGTTCGTTCGAGACCGAATCCACAGAGAGAAGTTCTCCGCTGGATAGTCGTGAACAAGAAGCCCCGAAACCAAAACCAGACGAGGCTTACCACGAAACGTTACCAAACGAGGTCAGCGAAAGCAATTTTAGGAATCGAAGAATGGAGCAATGCacggacgccgccgccgccgccggggcAACCCCAACGACCGCCGCGCCCGCGCAACCGTGCCGTCTGGTTCGTCAAAATAACATCCAAGTCCCCGAAATTCTGGTCACCGAAGAACCGGACCGAGAACACGAAACGCAGTCTTCGGAGCCATCGGAAAAACACAACGATCAGTTCAACTGGCCTCAACGGAGCGAGAGTTTGTCCAAACTGCCCGCGGAGAAACTCCCGCCGAAGAAGAAAAGGATTCGCCTGGCCCAAATGGAGCACTCGTCGGGCGAATCCAGCTTCGAGTCCAGCCTCTCGCGAAGCCTGAGCCGGGACAGCACCCTCTCGCACTGTTCCAGCATTTCGGCCTCCTTCGACCGGGAGGAACCGTCGCGATCGGAGAGTCCGTCCACGGGCGAGGGCGTCGCCAGAGTTCCAGAGCCGCAAGGTCAGCCAAAAGTCCTCAGCACCCTCGGCGTACCCGGAGCCATGCGCCGCGCCGCCTCGGAACAGATCACTTGTACTCGGCCCTCGGTGGAAATTTCCTGCGACTACCGCAGCAAGTCTTTGGACTGCGGCAACGGCTCTCCCAGGAGAGGTCAATCGCCGGTCGGCCATCCCAAGATCGCGGCCACGACGGCGGCGCAAGGGGCCCAGGTCCCGCTCATCGAAAGGAGGCGTGGGCCGTTGGTTCGCCAAATGTCTCTGAAGATCTGCCCGGACAATCAGCAAGCCGTTCGGAAAGGCGTCATCAATCTTGACAAAGCCCCAATTGCCAACGCAAGCTCTCTAAACCAAAACAGACCCCAACTTGTCAACAGATTTCCCACAGCCTATCCCTTCGTCCTCCATTCGGGAGACGTGCCCCTCCAAAGAAATCAACGCGTGGTCCAAAGCATACATTTGGGAAGCCTGACACAGCAACCCCAAGTCCACGGCCTTCCTCACCCTTGGCACCAAACATCCAGAGTTGAAGTAAGCCAAAAGCTAGCGCAACCCGTCAACCAGATCTCGCTAGCGAGTGAGAAGACCCCATCGGAAGACCCTAGCGAACGTCTCATGCCAAAATACCAGCTGCCGTGTCCTACTCCGAGGCCAAGCCAAACAACATTTCCATTCCGCGGCGCGCAAGAATCTGCGTCGACGTTACCGCTTTTAACAATGTCTGCCGTCACTCCCGTTTTGAGTATTACAAAATCCTCAAACGCGATCCCGTCAAGCTGTCTGACACGGACATTGCCGCAGATTCTCATAACTCACGATCAGATTCACGCCAAAGGAACCCATCCTCCCGAAACTCACGCTCCACCGGTCATCCAGAAGGATCGGACTCCCACCAACGGGGAACGGTCGTCGTTGGGTTCTCTACATTGCACGCAGAAACTGGCGTCCGTGACGCTTTGCCCCCAACAGGAGCCCATCGCCTCGAGTAAGAGGATGCTATCCCCCGCCAACAGTTTGGACATCTACatggaaaaacatcaaaaacgcGCCAAGGACGAGAACGGCGCCGCCTGCCTGACGGACGGCCGCTCCGTCAATTATCTCAATTCCAACTCGTCGGAAGTCACCAGGCCGCGGAAACTGACGCTGGTTCGCCAGGTTTGCACCACCGACCCGGGGGATAGCCCCATCGAGACCGAAGCGCCTCCGTTGCCCCGCGTTCCAACGGAGAAGGACCTCGACGACGTCAAGCCCATGTCGCCGGATAGTACCGGACTGGAGAAGGACAGAAACGCGGTCATTCCCGAGGAGAAAAGCGTTTCGCCCGATCGCCAGAGTTCTCCATCCCTAAAACCGCAAGTCAAAGTGGAAGACCATGGTTGGCAACTCGCCAAATCTCCCCCGCGACTGTCGAGTTATATCCACGGCAAACTACCCGTGTCCGTTACCGTGCTTAGCGCCAAGGAGAGCCACCGCCTGTCTTTCCCGAGCTTGAAGACCACCACCACTTTCACCTGGTGCTTCTTGATGAGGAGGAAGTCTCTCCACGTGAAACAGTCCGACCCGAAAACGTCGGCGTACGCTTCCTGGACGGTCAACCCAAACAATCCCAATCCGTTGGGATTGCCCACCAAAGTGGTCATGTCTCTCCTGGACTCCAAACAGAACTCCAAGAAAATCCTCTACACCTCGGCTATCAAGACGTCCGGGAAATCCGACATCTTGTCCTACTCTGGCAAGCTGAAAGACGTCATGCCCAGG GTGCCGCTGACCCAAAAGACGAGATCGGTGGAAGCCAGAAATAAAGCGCCGAGCGAAACTCATTCGAGCAACGGGCCGGAAAAGGAGCCAGCGTCCAAATCGGAGCCCAGGAGGATCAAAATCTTTGACGGCGG ATACAAATCCAACGAGGAGTACGTCTACGTACGTGGACGGGGACGCGGGAAATACATCTGCGAGGAATGCGGGATCCGCTGCAAGAAACCCAGCATGTTGCGGAAACACATTCGCACCCACTCGGACGTTCGGCCCTATCACTGCATCCACTGCAACTTCTCCTTCAAGACCAAAG GAAATCTGACCAAGCACATGAAGTCCAAAGCGCACAGTAAAAAATGCTTGGAGATGGGGGTGCCCAACGGGCTGAGTGAGGATCAAGATGCGGAGGATTCAG GAGACCGCAGTCAAGTGAGCAGCGCCGATCGGCAGGATTCCGACGGCGACGACTCGGAAGGCCCCGACGAAGAGGAGAACGaggacgaggaagaggaggacagCCAAGCCGAGTCCGGCTTGTCCACCAACCCGTCAGTGTCGGCCAGCCCGCAGCACCTTCCGTCCAAAGACGCCGAGAGCATCCCGAGCGCCCTCCTGGCTCAGATGTCCATCAGCTCCCTCCGAGCGGACGCCGTAGAACGCCCACTGTCCCCGATCGGGCGCCATTACATGCCAGCCGTCGCCGTGGCCGATTCCAACTTCTCGGACGCGGAGTCCGTGCACATGATGAGTCCGGTGTCGCCGTGCGGGCAGATGTCCATCGACTACCCGGACTGCGACGGGCCGCTTAGTCCGCCGGGGATGGAATTTCGACTCCGCCAG GAGCCATCTCCTTCCACTCACCTTTCGGCCAAAGTTGAATCCAGCACCCCGGTGGACCGAAGCACGCAAACCCAAAGTCCAACGCAGCGGCGAGCGGAAAGCCGCCTCTTCAGTCACCTCCCCCTGCACTCCCAGCAACCTTTGCGCTCCCCTTACAACATGCTTCTTCCCCTGGGAGGCATCCAACTGGTTCCCGCGGCCTACGCGGCCCTGCTTCCGATCCGGGCCGGTCCGGTCCGGCTGACCCTCCCGGCCGTGAGCGTCATCCAGCGGAAGCCCGGCCCGGACACGACGGAC